In one window of Halomarina pelagica DNA:
- a CDS encoding lamin tail domain-containing protein, with the protein MRLAAVALCLLLALAGCFGVAPGPDAPAPGGGTDDGADGGPNGRSPALGANGTLSVHFINVGQSASALVISPTGETMLVDSGDYGDDGEHVVRYLERRGVDRVDHLVTSHADADHIGGHAAVIEHFETEGEGVGAVYDPGIASSTRTYEEYLDAVERHDVPLYRTVAGDSIPLDGASVRVLAPPDGYLADRERNENSLVLYLRFGETAVLLPGDAEASAERYVVNRSGGSIPATVLSAGHHGSASSTGEALLDATDPKIAVVSSAFDSRYGHPHEETLRRLAARDVRTYWTATHGDVAVVSDGDRASVYTQRAAPTDPLALREGDPVAPGTDDALERRAVVDGDVVDGRSGTDRTESPPALVVAEVHADAAGDDRRNLNDEYVVFENAGDAPLDVSGWTVRDEAGKTYAVPEGVVLDPGERVTLRTGDADGGRDGTDLHWGAGGPVWNNDGDTVVVENDNGDRILTETYA; encoded by the coding sequence ATGCGCCTCGCCGCCGTCGCCCTCTGTCTGCTCCTCGCCCTCGCCGGGTGCTTCGGGGTCGCGCCCGGGCCGGACGCCCCCGCGCCGGGCGGCGGGACCGACGACGGTGCGGACGGCGGTCCGAACGGCCGGTCCCCCGCGCTGGGCGCGAACGGGACCCTCTCGGTCCACTTCATCAACGTGGGCCAGTCGGCCTCGGCCCTCGTGATCTCGCCGACTGGCGAGACGATGCTCGTCGACTCCGGCGACTACGGGGACGACGGCGAGCACGTCGTCCGGTACCTCGAACGCCGCGGCGTCGACCGCGTCGACCACCTCGTGACGAGTCACGCCGACGCGGACCACATCGGCGGGCACGCCGCCGTCATCGAGCACTTCGAGACGGAGGGGGAGGGAGTCGGGGCGGTGTACGACCCCGGCATCGCGTCGAGCACGCGGACCTACGAGGAGTACCTCGACGCCGTCGAACGCCACGACGTCCCGCTCTACCGGACGGTCGCCGGGGACTCGATCCCCCTCGACGGCGCGTCCGTGCGCGTGCTCGCGCCGCCGGACGGCTACCTCGCCGACCGCGAGCGAAACGAGAACAGCCTCGTCCTCTACCTGCGGTTCGGAGAGACGGCCGTCCTCCTGCCCGGGGACGCCGAGGCGTCGGCCGAGCGCTACGTCGTGAACCGGAGCGGCGGTTCCATCCCCGCGACGGTCCTGAGCGCGGGCCACCACGGGAGCGCGTCGAGCACCGGCGAGGCGCTCCTCGACGCCACCGACCCGAAGATCGCGGTCGTTTCGAGCGCCTTCGACTCCCGGTACGGCCACCCGCACGAGGAGACGCTGCGGCGACTCGCCGCGCGCGACGTGCGGACCTACTGGACCGCGACCCACGGCGACGTGGCGGTCGTCAGCGACGGCGATCGGGCGAGCGTCTACACCCAGCGGGCGGCCCCGACCGACCCGCTGGCGCTGCGGGAGGGCGATCCCGTCGCCCCCGGGACGGACGACGCGCTGGAGCGCCGGGCGGTCGTCGACGGCGACGTCGTGGACGGCAGGAGCGGAACCGATCGAACCGAGTCGCCGCCCGCGCTCGTCGTCGCCGAGGTCCACGCGGACGCCGCGGGCGACGACCGGCGGAACCTGAACGACGAGTACGTCGTCTTCGAGAACGCGGGAGACGCGCCACTCGATGTCTCGGGGTGGACCGTCCGCGACGAGGCGGGAAAGACCTACGCCGTCCCCGAGGGCGTCGTCCTCGACCCCGGCGAGCGCGTGACGCTCCGGACGGGCGACGCGGACGGCGGACGCGACGGGACCGACCTCCACTGGGGGGCTGGGGGTCCGGTGTGGAACAACGACGGTGACACCGTCGTCGTCGAAAACGACAACGGGGATCGGATCCTCACGGAGACGTATGCCTGA
- a CDS encoding DUF63 family protein — MELEERFGARLSPERAWLYVGIAALVVLVGGSLVFRELVYDRFIWQYFWGPVVADANNAACAVRAGGSVDFVYDSAACARAEAAGRVVAEPGYTLVSEVGYAATLVFMLAGVLFLLRRFDLVRERSAFFALVPFMFFGGALRVVEDANDAAVAANGVDQLITYPLNTLLISPVIYFTVFAVTLASLLVSVALERRGVVERYETPLAAFGTAFLLGTLAYLYVIVTGRLAPALENAGFYPQMLVLTLLLSILIAGVVYFAADRYAPEITAGTGLIALVVLFAHALDGVANVIAADWATAIGLPFQYSPKHPINQFIIEYSSVVLPQSVVTAIGSAWPFLLVKIVAATLVVYIFDETVFEESPRYAILLLVAIVAVGLGPGTRDMLRATFGI; from the coding sequence ATGGAACTCGAAGAGCGGTTCGGAGCCCGCCTCAGCCCCGAACGGGCGTGGCTCTACGTCGGCATCGCCGCCCTCGTCGTCCTCGTCGGAGGGTCGCTGGTCTTCCGCGAACTCGTCTACGATCGGTTCATCTGGCAGTACTTCTGGGGCCCCGTCGTCGCCGACGCGAACAACGCCGCGTGCGCGGTCCGCGCCGGCGGGTCGGTCGACTTCGTCTACGACTCGGCCGCCTGCGCGCGGGCGGAGGCGGCGGGGCGCGTCGTCGCGGAGCCGGGCTACACGCTCGTCTCCGAGGTCGGCTACGCGGCGACGCTCGTGTTCATGCTCGCCGGCGTGCTCTTCCTGCTCCGCCGGTTCGACCTCGTCCGCGAGCGCTCGGCGTTCTTCGCGCTCGTCCCGTTCATGTTCTTCGGCGGGGCGCTCCGCGTGGTCGAGGACGCGAACGACGCCGCCGTCGCCGCAAACGGCGTCGATCAGCTGATCACCTATCCGCTCAACACGCTCCTCATCAGCCCCGTCATCTACTTCACCGTCTTCGCGGTCACGCTCGCCTCGCTACTCGTCAGCGTCGCCCTCGAACGCCGCGGCGTCGTCGAGCGCTACGAGACGCCGCTCGCCGCCTTCGGAACCGCCTTCCTGCTCGGCACGCTCGCCTACCTCTACGTGATCGTCACCGGTCGGCTCGCGCCGGCGCTCGAGAACGCCGGGTTCTACCCGCAGATGCTCGTGCTCACCCTCCTGTTGTCGATACTGATCGCGGGCGTGGTCTACTTCGCGGCCGACCGCTACGCGCCTGAGATCACCGCCGGGACGGGCCTCATCGCGCTCGTCGTCCTGTTCGCCCACGCGCTCGACGGCGTCGCGAACGTCATCGCCGCCGACTGGGCGACCGCGATCGGTCTCCCCTTCCAGTACTCCCCGAAGCACCCGATCAACCAGTTCATCATCGAGTACTCCTCGGTCGTCCTCCCCCAGAGCGTCGTCACGGCCATCGGGAGCGCGTGGCCGTTCCTCCTCGTGAAGATCGTCGCCGCGACGCTCGTCGTCTACATCTTCGACGAGACGGTGTTCGAGGAGAGCCCGCGCTACGCCATCCTGCTGCTCGTCGCCATCGTCGCCGTCGGCCTCGGGCCGGGCACGCGCGACATGCTCCGCGCGACGTTCGGGATCTGA
- a CDS encoding YcaO-like family protein, with protein sequence MTVELVGDGPAADAVRATLTDAGANVVGTTADALGDNDLAVVVAAVGAPAFEAANAARGRWLAVELGGVGGYAVAGVEASVAGFGPSTGCYDCLRGRVAANLAETDDGEIDAPTARLAGAVAGREVARLLAGDGSSGASILGRVIEVPHARREFLPLPHCSCAPERDWSLRRDHEGRSLDDALSRAERALDERVGAVREVGEAESFPLPYYLATVCDTTGFSDARAAGHAAGVDPDWNAALMKALGEALERYGAGVYRRGDLLTAPAARLPEAVPAGEFVAPEGVAPPADEPTAWVPGEDLRTGERVALPAERALFPYETDGPTITTGLGLGNSGAAALVSGLTEVVERDAAMLAWYSTFEPLGVDVDDEGFEALVRRARAEGLSVTATLLTQDVDVPVVACAVHREGEWPRFALGTAADLDPAAAARSACCEAVQNWLELRGMGRADAADAGGRIGHFASLPDSVRGFVEPAATVPASSLTDGVPEGEAALSALVERVTDAGLDAYAARLTPRDVDLLGFEVVRVLVPGAQPLFMGDAYFGERAETVPGELGFEPRLRREHHPFP encoded by the coding sequence ATGACCGTCGAACTCGTCGGGGACGGCCCCGCCGCGGACGCCGTTCGAGCGACGCTGACCGACGCCGGCGCGAACGTCGTCGGGACGACCGCCGACGCCCTCGGTGACAACGACCTCGCCGTCGTCGTCGCCGCCGTCGGCGCGCCGGCGTTCGAGGCGGCGAACGCCGCCCGGGGGCGCTGGCTCGCCGTCGAACTGGGCGGCGTCGGCGGGTACGCCGTCGCCGGCGTCGAGGCGTCGGTCGCCGGGTTCGGTCCCTCCACGGGCTGTTACGACTGCCTCCGGGGGCGCGTCGCGGCGAACCTCGCGGAGACGGACGACGGAGAGATCGACGCGCCGACGGCGCGGCTGGCGGGGGCCGTCGCCGGGCGAGAAGTCGCCCGGTTGCTCGCGGGCGACGGTTCGTCGGGCGCGTCGATCCTCGGGCGCGTCATCGAGGTCCCGCACGCGAGGCGGGAGTTCCTGCCCCTCCCGCACTGCTCCTGCGCCCCGGAGCGCGACTGGAGCCTCCGGCGCGATCACGAGGGGCGGAGCCTCGACGACGCGCTGTCGCGGGCCGAGCGCGCGCTCGACGAGCGCGTCGGCGCGGTGCGCGAGGTGGGCGAGGCGGAGTCGTTCCCCCTGCCGTACTACCTCGCGACCGTCTGCGACACGACCGGCTTCAGCGACGCGCGCGCGGCGGGGCACGCGGCGGGCGTGGATCCCGACTGGAACGCGGCGCTGATGAAGGCGCTCGGCGAAGCGCTCGAACGCTACGGCGCGGGCGTCTACCGCCGGGGCGACCTCCTCACCGCGCCCGCCGCGCGCCTGCCGGAGGCCGTCCCCGCGGGCGAGTTCGTCGCGCCCGAGGGGGTCGCCCCGCCCGCCGACGAGCCGACGGCCTGGGTGCCGGGCGAGGACCTGCGGACGGGCGAGCGCGTCGCACTCCCCGCCGAACGCGCGCTGTTCCCTTACGAGACCGACGGCCCGACGATCACCACCGGCCTCGGACTCGGCAACTCCGGCGCGGCGGCGCTCGTCTCGGGGCTGACGGAGGTGGTAGAGCGCGACGCCGCCATGCTCGCGTGGTACTCGACGTTCGAACCGCTCGGGGTCGACGTGGACGACGAGGGGTTCGAGGCGCTCGTCCGGCGCGCCCGCGCCGAGGGGCTGTCCGTGACGGCGACGCTCCTCACGCAGGACGTGGACGTGCCGGTCGTCGCCTGCGCGGTCCACCGGGAGGGGGAGTGGCCCCGCTTCGCGCTGGGGACGGCGGCCGACCTCGACCCCGCCGCGGCCGCGCGCTCTGCGTGCTGCGAGGCCGTCCAGAACTGGCTCGAACTGCGCGGGATGGGGCGCGCCGACGCCGCCGACGCCGGCGGGCGCATCGGGCACTTCGCCTCCCTCCCCGACTCCGTCCGGGGCTTCGTGGAGCCGGCGGCGACGGTCCCCGCGTCGAGCCTCACCGACGGGGTGCCCGAGGGCGAGGCCGCGCTGTCGGCGCTCGTCGAGCGCGTGACGGACGCCGGCCTCGACGCCTACGCCGCCCGGCTGACGCCGCGGGACGTGGACCTGCTCGGGTTCGAGGTCGTCCGCGTACTCGTCCCCGGGGCCCAGCCGCTGTTCATGGGCGACGCCTACTTCGGCGAGCGCGCGGAGACGGTGCCCGGCGAACTGGGCTTCGAGCCGCGCCTCCGCCGGGAGCACCACCCGTTCCCGTAG
- the tbsP gene encoding transcriptional regulator TbsP yields the protein MTSNLLESNVESLLSAALADAEGTVYVINPSAETFEAAVDVIADAEDVSVRLLGDERMLKDVLGDFLIASTAADLVDADRLELRGYDEPSNTLIVTDSAVMAVVSAGDHVAGLATDDGRFVESAGQQYESIWEAAKPFNLRTPPISRVRDSLNEEIGADVAGDFDGVLASLETARGDGDGLDEVTISLLVAAKNQELLYDISKWGEDVGIASKATFSRTKTRLEELGLIDTEKVPIDVGRPRLRLVLGDDRLRDADTDELANVAQSLLAS from the coding sequence ATGACTTCGAACTTACTCGAGTCGAACGTCGAATCGCTGCTTTCCGCCGCGCTCGCGGACGCCGAGGGGACGGTCTACGTCATCAACCCCTCCGCCGAGACGTTCGAGGCAGCGGTCGACGTCATCGCCGACGCCGAGGACGTGTCGGTCCGACTGCTCGGCGACGAACGCATGCTCAAGGACGTGCTCGGCGACTTCCTCATCGCCAGTACCGCGGCCGACCTCGTCGACGCGGATCGCCTCGAACTGCGCGGCTACGACGAACCGTCGAACACCCTCATCGTCACCGACAGTGCCGTCATGGCCGTCGTCAGCGCCGGGGACCACGTCGCCGGACTCGCCACCGACGACGGGCGCTTCGTCGAGAGCGCGGGACAGCAGTACGAGTCCATCTGGGAGGCCGCGAAGCCGTTCAACCTCCGCACGCCCCCCATCAGCCGCGTCCGCGACTCGCTGAACGAGGAGATCGGCGCGGACGTGGCGGGCGACTTCGACGGCGTCCTCGCCTCCCTCGAGACCGCCCGCGGCGACGGCGACGGGCTCGACGAGGTGACCATCAGCCTGCTCGTCGCGGCGAAGAACCAGGAACTGCTCTACGACATCTCCAAGTGGGGCGAGGACGTGGGCATCGCCTCGAAGGCGACGTTCTCCCGGACGAAGACCCGGCTGGAGGAACTCGGCCTCATCGACACCGAGAAGGTCCCGATCGACGTCGGCCGCCCGCGCCTGCGCCTCGTCCTCGGCGACGACCGGCTGCGCGATGCCGACACGGACGAACTCGCCAACGTCGCCCAGAGCCTGCTCGCCTCCTAA
- a CDS encoding CHAT domain-containing protein: MRERAVDVTDSVDGIGSDGPILTVSATPAGIATALTHLSDLTRTTDAARSHPDARPHPPLVSVSDRTHVPPVLRLCRPTTGVEFRLPPTREYLFVAAPLAYYLGATVTLADDESATPRLLTPGVEHDLNALPAFQTDVADLLRHVFFLDCLVRERQGEAFACWRDALPEYGLCPLSLSDAPLAARLEAYLDVPPETFEDCWPEWHLATYADPTAESLACLPYLLDSLSLIYLPEWSDIDAQGLLRRSLDDFFRAPTGPIASVDVVDPELQAGELHAWLAEGVPVSAFTLSRSAFENRFAAPPPNDTLDVSVVLNDDAMEGEHEVVARTYRERSAGTPADVTVHESLSVDELARLLESPCDFVHYIGHCEVGGLQCSDGGLDCESLSQSGVRTFFLNACGSYHQGRALVERGSVAGAVTLRTVLNRPAATVGTTFARLLMCGFGIERAMQLARRQIMMSTDYAVVGDGTYSLTDAEPAVVHLDATDDGYDLTYTIPADGRVGDGFRAPFETCRRLRGTTAETSLDREAVVEFLKDRDVPVIYDGNLHLSDTLADALKMA, translated from the coding sequence ATGAGAGAGCGTGCAGTCGACGTGACGGATTCCGTAGACGGCATCGGTTCCGACGGGCCGATACTCACCGTCTCCGCCACGCCTGCGGGCATCGCGACCGCGCTGACGCACCTCTCTGACCTGACGCGCACGACGGACGCGGCCCGTTCGCACCCCGACGCCCGTCCCCACCCCCCGCTCGTCTCGGTGAGCGATCGGACGCACGTCCCGCCGGTGCTTCGCCTGTGTCGCCCCACCACCGGCGTCGAATTCCGCCTGCCGCCCACCCGCGAGTACCTGTTCGTGGCGGCCCCGCTCGCGTACTACCTCGGGGCGACGGTCACGCTCGCGGACGACGAGTCGGCGACCCCGCGACTGCTCACCCCCGGAGTCGAGCACGACCTGAACGCGCTCCCCGCGTTCCAGACGGACGTGGCCGACCTCCTGCGCCACGTGTTCTTTCTCGACTGTCTGGTCCGCGAGCGCCAGGGAGAGGCGTTCGCGTGCTGGCGCGACGCGCTCCCGGAGTACGGGCTCTGTCCGCTCTCGCTGTCGGACGCCCCGCTCGCGGCCCGACTGGAGGCGTACCTCGACGTTCCGCCGGAGACGTTCGAGGACTGCTGGCCGGAGTGGCACCTGGCGACCTACGCCGACCCGACCGCGGAGTCGCTCGCGTGTCTCCCCTACCTGCTCGACTCGCTGAGCCTGATCTACCTCCCCGAGTGGTCCGACATCGACGCGCAGGGGCTCCTGCGGCGCTCGCTGGACGACTTCTTCCGCGCGCCCACCGGGCCGATCGCGTCGGTCGACGTGGTCGATCCCGAGTTGCAGGCGGGCGAGCTGCACGCCTGGCTCGCGGAGGGCGTGCCGGTGTCCGCGTTCACGCTCTCGCGCTCGGCGTTCGAGAACCGATTCGCGGCCCCGCCGCCGAACGACACGCTCGACGTCTCGGTCGTCCTGAACGACGACGCGATGGAGGGCGAACACGAGGTCGTGGCGCGGACCTACCGCGAGCGCTCCGCCGGGACGCCCGCCGACGTGACCGTCCACGAGTCGCTCTCGGTCGACGAACTCGCGCGGTTGCTCGAATCGCCCTGCGACTTCGTCCACTACATCGGCCACTGCGAGGTGGGCGGCCTCCAGTGTTCGGACGGCGGCCTCGACTGCGAGAGCCTCTCGCAGTCGGGCGTCCGGACGTTCTTCCTCAACGCCTGCGGATCGTACCACCAGGGTCGAGCGCTGGTCGAACGCGGGAGCGTCGCCGGGGCGGTCACGCTCCGCACCGTCCTCAACCGCCCGGCAGCGACCGTGGGGACGACGTTCGCTCGCCTGCTCATGTGCGGGTTCGGCATCGAGCGCGCCATGCAACTCGCCCGCCGGCAGATCATGATGAGCACCGACTACGCGGTGGTCGGCGACGGTACCTACTCGCTCACCGACGCGGAACCCGCGGTCGTCCACCTCGACGCGACCGACGACGGCTACGACCTGACCTACACGATCCCGGCGGACGGGCGCGTCGGCGACGGGTTCCGCGCGCCGTTCGAGACCTGCCGACGCCTCCGCGGGACGACCGCCGAGACGTCGCTCGACCGCGAGGCCGTCGTGGAGTTCTTAAAAGACCGGGACGTGCCGGTCATCTACGACGGTAATCTTCACTTATCTGATACGTTGGCCGACGCGCTGAAAATGGCTTGA
- the glyA gene encoding serine hydroxymethyltransferase, with translation MDYEHVRAVDPAVADALTAEVERQRETLSMIASENHASRAVLEAQGSALTNKYAEGYPGSRYYAGCEYADEVESLAVERARELWGAEHVNVQPHSGTQANMAVYFAMLDPGDRILSLDLTHGGHLSHGHPANFTGQLYEVEQYEVDPETGYLDYEGLDDLAREFDPDIVVSGYSAYPRQVDWERIQETAEEVDAYHLADMAHITGLVAAGVHPSPVGIADFVTGSTHKTIRAGRGGIVMTSEEHADAVDSAVFPGGQGGPLMHNVAGKAVGFKEALQPEFTEYARQVVDNAKALGARLQENGLSLVSGGTDTHLVLVDLRDSHPDTTGGDAESALEDVGIVLNKNTVPGETRSPFNPSGIRAGTPALTTRGFDEAASQEVADLIYRVVDNHDDVDVKAEVAEDVQALCADFPLYD, from the coding sequence ATGGACTACGAGCACGTCCGTGCGGTCGATCCGGCGGTCGCCGACGCGCTGACCGCCGAGGTCGAACGGCAGCGCGAGACGCTTTCGATGATCGCCTCGGAGAACCACGCCTCCCGGGCGGTCCTCGAAGCGCAGGGGAGCGCCCTGACGAACAAGTACGCCGAGGGTTACCCCGGCTCGCGCTACTACGCGGGCTGTGAGTACGCGGACGAAGTAGAGAGCCTCGCCGTCGAGCGGGCGCGGGAGCTGTGGGGGGCGGAGCACGTCAACGTCCAGCCGCACTCGGGGACGCAGGCGAACATGGCGGTCTACTTCGCGATGCTCGACCCCGGCGACAGGATCCTCTCGCTCGATCTCACCCACGGCGGCCACCTCAGCCACGGCCACCCCGCCAACTTCACCGGACAGCTGTACGAGGTAGAGCAGTACGAGGTCGATCCCGAGACGGGCTACCTCGACTACGAGGGGCTGGACGACCTCGCCCGCGAGTTCGACCCGGACATCGTCGTCTCGGGCTACTCGGCGTACCCCCGGCAGGTCGACTGGGAGCGAATCCAGGAGACGGCGGAGGAGGTGGACGCCTACCACCTGGCGGACATGGCGCACATCACGGGGCTGGTCGCCGCCGGGGTCCACCCCTCGCCGGTGGGGATCGCGGACTTCGTCACGGGGAGCACGCACAAGACGATCCGGGCGGGCCGCGGCGGCATCGTCATGACGAGCGAGGAACACGCCGACGCCGTCGATTCGGCCGTCTTCCCCGGCGGCCAGGGCGGCCCGCTCATGCACAACGTCGCGGGGAAGGCCGTCGGCTTCAAGGAGGCGCTGCAACCCGAGTTCACCGAGTACGCCCGGCAGGTCGTCGACAACGCGAAGGCCCTCGGCGCGCGCCTGCAGGAGAACGGCCTCTCGCTCGTCTCCGGCGGGACGGACACCCACCTCGTGCTCGTCGACCTGCGCGACTCCCACCCCGATACCACGGGCGGGGACGCCGAGTCCGCGCTGGAGGACGTGGGGATCGTCCTGAACAAGAACACGGTGCCGGGCGAGACCCGCTCGCCGTTCAACCCCTCGGGCATCCGCGCCGGCACGCCCGCGCTCACCACCCGCGGGTTCGACGAGGCCGCGAGCCAGGAGGTCGCGGACCTCATCTACCGCGTCGTGGACAACCACGACGACGTGGACGTGAAGGCCGAGGTCGCAGAGGACGTGCAGGCGCTCTGCGCCGACTTCCCGCTGTACGACTGA
- a CDS encoding tetrahydrofolate dehydrogenase/cyclohydrolase catalytic domain-containing protein, whose product MTDVIDGNAVAADVRAGLEASIDALADAGVTPGLATVLMSDDPASETYVSMKQRDCEEVGIDGVHVEVAPDAPAEDLYDAIDDLNADPAIHGVLVQMPVPDHVDTRRVLRSVDPAKDVDGFHPENVGRLVAGHARFKPCTPHGVQKLLESVDVDPEGKDVVIVGRSNIVGKPLANLLIQKGAGGNATVTVCHSRTTDLAAKTREADVVVAAVGVPELIDGSMLKDGAVVIDVGVNRVDADTERGYELVGDVEFESAREVASAITPVPGGVGPMTRAMLLYNTVKAASEQEGVPVDLP is encoded by the coding sequence ATGACCGACGTCATCGACGGCAACGCCGTCGCCGCCGACGTTCGCGCCGGACTCGAGGCGAGCATCGACGCCCTCGCGGACGCGGGCGTCACTCCCGGCCTCGCGACGGTGCTGATGAGCGACGATCCGGCGAGCGAGACGTACGTCTCGATGAAGCAGCGCGACTGCGAGGAGGTCGGCATCGACGGCGTCCACGTCGAGGTCGCCCCCGACGCCCCCGCGGAGGACCTCTACGACGCGATCGACGACCTGAACGCCGACCCAGCGATCCACGGCGTGCTCGTCCAGATGCCGGTCCCCGACCACGTGGACACCCGGCGCGTCCTCCGGAGCGTCGATCCCGCGAAAGACGTGGACGGCTTTCACCCCGAGAACGTCGGCCGCCTCGTCGCCGGTCACGCCCGGTTCAAGCCCTGCACGCCCCACGGCGTCCAGAAGCTCCTCGAGAGCGTCGACGTGGACCCCGAGGGCAAGGACGTGGTGATCGTCGGCCGATCGAACATCGTCGGCAAGCCCCTCGCCAACCTCCTGATCCAGAAGGGGGCGGGCGGCAACGCCACGGTGACCGTCTGTCACTCGCGCACGACGGACCTCGCGGCGAAGACGCGCGAGGCGGACGTGGTGGTCGCCGCCGTCGGCGTCCCGGAGCTGATCGACGGCTCGATGCTGAAGGACGGCGCGGTCGTGATCGACGTCGGCGTCAACCGCGTGGACGCCGACACCGAGCGGGGTTACGAGCTGGTCGGGGACGTCGAGTTCGAGAGCGCGAGGGAGGTCGCGAGCGCCATCACGCCCGTCCCGGGCGGCGTCGGGCCGATGACCCGCGCGATGCTCCTCTACAACACCGTCAAGGCCGCGAGCGAGCAGGAGGGCGTGCCCGTCGACCTGCCCTGA
- a CDS encoding NUDIX domain-containing protein codes for MGDHVGGSDPRTSPSDPDPDPHPDVLLDRYGDAIRNENAVELDAETFESVRSRAARGWGVGALVVREGRALLVEQDGRWFLPGGMLERDETLAEGAVREVREETGIEVEIDGLAAISEQTFVSGDDAFRFHFATFDAAPVTVEPAEDPGLDGEDIRAVEWRETIPADTYDRDLVLALLARDEGL; via the coding sequence ATGGGTGACCACGTCGGCGGATCCGACCCGAGGACCTCCCCCAGCGACCCCGACCCGGATCCCCATCCCGACGTCCTGCTCGACCGCTACGGCGACGCGATCAGGAACGAGAACGCCGTCGAACTCGACGCCGAGACGTTCGAGTCGGTCCGCTCGCGCGCCGCGCGCGGCTGGGGCGTCGGCGCGCTCGTCGTCCGTGAGGGGCGCGCCCTGCTCGTCGAACAGGACGGTCGCTGGTTCCTCCCCGGCGGAATGCTCGAACGCGACGAGACGCTAGCTGAGGGTGCCGTGCGAGAGGTCCGAGAGGAGACGGGGATCGAAGTCGAGATCGACGGCCTCGCCGCCATCTCGGAGCAGACGTTCGTCAGCGGCGACGACGCGTTCCGGTTTCACTTCGCCACGTTCGACGCCGCGCCCGTGACAGTCGAACCCGCCGAAGACCCCGGACTCGACGGCGAGGACATCCGCGCCGTCGAGTGGCGCGAGACGATCCCGGCGGACACCTACGACCGCGATCTCGTCCTCGCGCTCCTCGCTCGGGACGAGGGTTTATAA
- a CDS encoding CaiB/BaiF CoA transferase family protein produces the protein MGPLDGLRVIDCSGLIAGGYATMQLADFGADVVFVEHPEYRDPIRDWPPHDDGVSLWWKSLARNKRCVTLDLSDERGQALLRELVADADVLFENFRPGTMERWGLDYATLSEDNPGLVMARISGYGQTGPRRHDPGFGTAAEAISGFANVNGFPDREPLLPPISLADMTAGLFAVQATMFALFERRHSGEGQVVDASLYESLFRLFPGDVEKYDRLGEVSERRGNHHANASPRNVYETRDGYVALSASSQSIFRNLAETVGYPELADDERFATNSARVEHADELDGYIAPWMAERTTEEVLDAFDEGDAVVAPIYDMADVFEDEQYAAREDIVEVEDGDLGPTRTPAALPKLSRTPGAVAHLGAGHGEHNEAVFLKELGLDEATYAELREDGVV, from the coding sequence ATGGGACCGCTCGACGGCCTCCGAGTCATCGACTGCTCGGGGCTCATCGCCGGCGGCTACGCGACGATGCAGCTCGCGGACTTCGGCGCGGACGTGGTGTTCGTCGAACACCCCGAGTACCGCGACCCGATCCGAGACTGGCCGCCACACGACGACGGCGTCTCGCTCTGGTGGAAGTCGCTGGCCCGCAACAAGCGCTGCGTCACGCTCGATCTGAGCGACGAGCGGGGCCAGGCGCTCCTCCGCGAACTCGTCGCCGACGCCGACGTGCTCTTCGAGAACTTCCGCCCCGGAACCATGGAGCGGTGGGGCCTCGACTACGCGACGCTCAGCGAGGACAACCCCGGACTCGTCATGGCTCGCATCTCCGGCTACGGCCAGACCGGTCCGCGCCGCCACGACCCCGGGTTCGGCACCGCCGCGGAGGCCATCTCCGGGTTCGCCAACGTCAACGGGTTTCCCGACCGCGAGCCGCTGCTCCCGCCGATCTCGCTCGCGGACATGACCGCGGGGCTGTTCGCCGTGCAGGCGACGATGTTCGCGCTGTTCGAGCGTCGTCACAGCGGCGAGGGGCAGGTGGTCGACGCGAGCCTCTACGAGTCGCTCTTTCGGCTCTTTCCGGGCGACGTCGAGAAGTACGATCGGCTGGGGGAGGTCTCCGAGCGTCGGGGGAACCACCACGCGAACGCCTCGCCGCGCAACGTCTACGAGACGCGCGACGGGTACGTGGCGCTCTCCGCGTCCTCGCAGTCGATCTTCCGCAACCTCGCCGAGACCGTCGGCTACCCGGAACTCGCCGACGACGAGCGCTTCGCGACCAACAGCGCCCGCGTCGAACACGCCGACGAACTCGACGGATACATCGCGCCGTGGATGGCCGAGCGCACGACGGAGGAGGTCCTCGACGCCTTCGACGAGGGGGACGCGGTCGTCGCGCCGATCTACGACATGGCCGACGTCTTCGAGGACGAGCAGTACGCCGCCCGCGAGGACATCGTCGAGGTCGAGGACGGCGACCTGGGGCCGACGCGAACGCCCGCGGCGCTCCCCAAGCTCTCGCGGACGCCGGGCGCGGTGGCGCACCTCGGGGCGGGCCACGGCGAGCACAACGAGGCGGTCTTCCTGAAGGAACTGGGCCTCGACGAAGCGACCTACGCGGAGCTACGAGAGGACGGCGTCGTCTGA